Proteins from one Methanobrevibacter thaueri genomic window:
- a CDS encoding winged helix-turn-helix transcriptional regulator produces MTSKKLNIKTYITINMTLNPKKLAYYEKKYERNPLEDTLKFMSNKWTLHVLRDLFLGKSHFNEFKVNRPSLDNKALSRCLKTMQDNGLIYKTNEGNDPKNTQYFLTKKGRSLNKVFYELLLFALETDVDNEHYSEYEKKELKEMYKEILDLK; encoded by the coding sequence ATGACATCTAAAAAACTTAATATTAAAACATATATAACAATAAACATGACTTTAAATCCAAAAAAACTTGCATATTACGAAAAAAAGTATGAACGAAACCCCCTGGAAGACACTCTCAAATTCATGAGCAACAAATGGACACTGCATGTTTTAAGAGACCTATTTTTAGGAAAAAGCCATTTCAATGAATTTAAAGTCAACAGACCCTCACTGGACAACAAGGCACTGTCAAGATGCCTTAAGACAATGCAGGATAATGGCCTTATTTACAAGACAAATGAGGGCAATGATCCAAAAAATACCCAATATTTCCTAACCAAAAAGGGAAGGTCACTGAATAAGGTATTCTATGAACTGTTACTGTTTGCTCTTGAAACGGATGTCGACAACGAACATTATTCGGAATATGAAAAAAAAGAATTGAAAGAAATGTATAAGGAAATATTGGATTTAAAATGA
- the dmpI gene encoding 4-oxalocrotonate tautomerase DmpI: protein MPVISFDIGELTKEQKEFLAKEFSESASRVTGLPIEMIYVLFNERKFDNVGVGGVLLSNQE, encoded by the coding sequence ATGCCTGTTATAAGTTTTGATATAGGAGAATTAACAAAAGAGCAAAAAGAATTTTTAGCAAAAGAATTCAGCGAATCCGCTTCAAGAGTCACAGGCCTTCCGATAGAAATGATATATGTGCTGTTCAACGAAAGGAAATTTGACAATGTTGGAGTCGGTGGTGTTCTTTTAAGTAATCAGGAATAG